A window of Sander vitreus isolate 19-12246 chromosome 18, sanVit1, whole genome shotgun sequence contains these coding sequences:
- the LOC144532988 gene encoding heterogeneous nuclear ribonucleoprotein Q-like isoform X1, which produces MMSGDMATDHVNGNGTEEPMDTTTEAEVTRSEHFPALLEAGLPQNVAEKLDELYVAGLVAHSDLDERALEALKEFNEDGALQVLLQFKESDLSHVQNKSAFLCGVMKTYRQREKQGTKVSDSTKGPDEAKIKELLDRTNYTLDVTTGQRKYGGPPPESVYTGAQPNVGTEIFVGKIPRDLFEDELVPLFEKAGPIWDLRLMMDPLSGLNRGYAFVTFCTKEAAQEAVKLCNNHEIRPGKHIGVCISVANNRLFVGSIPKSKTKEQIVEEFGKVTEGLSDVILYHQPDDKKKNRGFCFLEYEDHKTAAQARRRLMSGKVKVWGNVVTVEWADPIEDPDPEVMAKVKVLFVRNLANGVTEEILETSFSEFGKLERVKKLKDYAFIHFEERDGAVKALEEMNGKELEGEPIEIVFAKPPDQKRKERKQQRQAAKTQMYDDYYYYPPPSHMPPPVRGRGRGGNRGGYAAYPPDYYGYEDYYDYYGYDYHNYRGGYDDPYYGYDDFQVPSRGRGGNRGSRGGSSPARGRGGVGAPRGRANFSQRGGPGPGRGVRGARGGVPPRGRGGVRGARGGRGGNVGGKRKADGYNQPDSKRRQTNNQNWGSQPIAQQPLQGGDHSGNYSGYKSDNQEFYQDSFGQQWK; this is translated from the exons ATG ATGTCTGGAGACATGGCCACAGATCATGTAAACGGGAATGGTACGGAGGAACCAATGGACACTACCACAGAGGCAGAGGTGACCCGCTCAGAACACTTCCCAGCTTTACTGGAGGCTGGTTTACCTCAAAATGTTGCTGAGAAGCTGGATGAACTTTACGTAGCAG GCCTGGTAGCACATAGTGACCTAGACGAAAGGGCTCTTGAAGCTTTGAAAGAATTCAACGAGGACGGAGCCCTGCAAGTGCTGCTCCAGTTCAAAGAGAGTGATCTGTCTCATGTGCAA AACAAAAGTGCCTTTCTCTGTGGGGTGATGAAGACTTACAGGCAGAGGGAGAAACAAGGGACTAAAGTTTCAGACTCCACTAAAGGACCAGATGAGGCCAAAATCAAGGAACTCCTGGACAGAACCAACTACACACTCGATGTAACAACAGGCCAACGAAAGTATGGCGGGCCCCCACCTGAGTCTGTGTACACGGGCGCCCAACCCAACGTTGGAACAGAG ATTTTTGTCGGGAAGATTCCCCGCGACTTGTTTGAAGACGAGCTGGTTCCCCTCTTTGAGAAGGCTGGACCTATCTGGGACCTGAGGTTAATGATGGACCCACTTAGTGGCCTGAACAGGGGCTATGCCTTTGTCACGTTCTGCACTAAAGAAGCCGCCCAGGAGGCTGTGAAGCTG TGCAATAATCATGAGATCCGCCCTGGAAAGCACATTGGGGTGTGTATATCTGTAGCCAACAACAGGCTATTCGTTGGCTCCATTCCCAAGAGTAAAACAAAGGAGCAGATTGTTGAAGAGTTTGGTAAAGTCACAG AGGGCCTCAGTGATGTCATACTGTACCATCAACCCGacgacaaaaagaagaaccgAGGCTTCTGCTTCCTGGAGTACGAAGACCACAAAACGGCTGCTCAGGCTCGCCGCCGGCTAATGAGCGGCAAGGTGAAGGTTTGGGGCAACGTGGTGACGGTGGAGTGGGCCGATCCAATCGAAGATCCCGACCCAGAGGTCATGGCCAAG GTGAAGGTTTTATTTGTGAGAAATCTTGCCAATGGGGTCACAGAGGAGATCCTGGAGACGTCCTTCAGTGAGTTTGGAAAACTGGAGCGAGTTAAGAAACTCAAAGACTACGCCTTCATTCACTTTGAAGAGAGGGACGGTGCAGTGAAG GCATTggaagaaatgaatgggaaggaGCTGGAGGGAGAGCCGATTGAGATCGTCTTTGCCAAGCCACCGGATCAGAAAAGGAAGGAGCGCAAGCAACAGAGGCAAGCAGCCAAAACACAAAT GTATGACGACTATTACTACTACCCTCCTCCTTCCCACATGCCGCCTCCTGTCAGAGGCCGGGGCAGAGGCGGCAACCGGGGGGGCTATGCCGCTTACCCCCCTGACTACTACGGCTACGAGGACTACTACGACTACTACGGTTATGACTATCACAACTACCGCGGCGGCTACGACGACCCCTACTACGGCTACGACGACTTCCAGGTGCCAAGCCGAGGGCGAGGCGGCAACCGGGGCTCCCGGGGAGGATCCTCACCGGCCAGAGGGCGTGGCGGCGTCGGGGCACCCAGAGGCAGGGCCAACTTCTCCCAGCGGGGCGGGCCTGGACCGGGTCGCGGTGTGCGGGGAGCAAGAGGAGGCGTGCCGCCAAGAGGGCGAGGAGGGGTACGTGGTGCTCGGGGTGGCCGCGGTGGAAATGTAGGAGGAAAGCGCAAAGCTGATGGGTACAACCAGCCAGATTCCAAGCGTCGCCAGACCAATAATCAGAACTGGGGCTCTCAACCCATTGCTCAGCAACCGCTCCAGGGCGGTGATCATTCTGGTAACTATTCCGGTTACAAATCCGACAACCAGGAATTTTATCAGGATTCTTTTGGGCAACAGTGGAAGTAA
- the LOC144532988 gene encoding heterogeneous nuclear ribonucleoprotein Q-like isoform X2: MMSGDMATDHVNGNGTEEPMDTTTEAEVTRSEHFPALLEAGLPQNVAEKLDELYVAGLVAHSDLDERALEALKEFNEDGALQVLLQFKESDLSHVQNKSAFLCGVMKTYRQREKQGTKVSDSTKGPDEAKIKELLDRTNYTLDVTTGQRKYGGPPPESVYTGAQPNVGTEIFVGKIPRDLFEDELVPLFEKAGPIWDLRLMMDPLSGLNRGYAFVTFCTKEAAQEAVKLCNNHEIRPGKHIGVCISVANNRLFVGSIPKSKTKEQIVEEFGKVTEGLSDVILYHQPDDKKKNRGFCFLEYEDHKTAAQARRRLMSGKVKVWGNVVTVEWADPIEDPDPEVMAKVKVLFVRNLANGVTEEILETSFSEFGKLERVKKLKDYAFIHFEERDGAVKALEEMNGKELEGEPIEIVFAKPPDQKRKERKQQRYDDYYYYPPPSHMPPPVRGRGRGGNRGGYAAYPPDYYGYEDYYDYYGYDYHNYRGGYDDPYYGYDDFQVPSRGRGGNRGSRGGSSPARGRGGVGAPRGRANFSQRGGPGPGRGVRGARGGVPPRGRGGVRGARGGRGGNVGGKRKADGYNQPDSKRRQTNNQNWGSQPIAQQPLQGGDHSGNYSGYKSDNQEFYQDSFGQQWK; this comes from the exons ATG ATGTCTGGAGACATGGCCACAGATCATGTAAACGGGAATGGTACGGAGGAACCAATGGACACTACCACAGAGGCAGAGGTGACCCGCTCAGAACACTTCCCAGCTTTACTGGAGGCTGGTTTACCTCAAAATGTTGCTGAGAAGCTGGATGAACTTTACGTAGCAG GCCTGGTAGCACATAGTGACCTAGACGAAAGGGCTCTTGAAGCTTTGAAAGAATTCAACGAGGACGGAGCCCTGCAAGTGCTGCTCCAGTTCAAAGAGAGTGATCTGTCTCATGTGCAA AACAAAAGTGCCTTTCTCTGTGGGGTGATGAAGACTTACAGGCAGAGGGAGAAACAAGGGACTAAAGTTTCAGACTCCACTAAAGGACCAGATGAGGCCAAAATCAAGGAACTCCTGGACAGAACCAACTACACACTCGATGTAACAACAGGCCAACGAAAGTATGGCGGGCCCCCACCTGAGTCTGTGTACACGGGCGCCCAACCCAACGTTGGAACAGAG ATTTTTGTCGGGAAGATTCCCCGCGACTTGTTTGAAGACGAGCTGGTTCCCCTCTTTGAGAAGGCTGGACCTATCTGGGACCTGAGGTTAATGATGGACCCACTTAGTGGCCTGAACAGGGGCTATGCCTTTGTCACGTTCTGCACTAAAGAAGCCGCCCAGGAGGCTGTGAAGCTG TGCAATAATCATGAGATCCGCCCTGGAAAGCACATTGGGGTGTGTATATCTGTAGCCAACAACAGGCTATTCGTTGGCTCCATTCCCAAGAGTAAAACAAAGGAGCAGATTGTTGAAGAGTTTGGTAAAGTCACAG AGGGCCTCAGTGATGTCATACTGTACCATCAACCCGacgacaaaaagaagaaccgAGGCTTCTGCTTCCTGGAGTACGAAGACCACAAAACGGCTGCTCAGGCTCGCCGCCGGCTAATGAGCGGCAAGGTGAAGGTTTGGGGCAACGTGGTGACGGTGGAGTGGGCCGATCCAATCGAAGATCCCGACCCAGAGGTCATGGCCAAG GTGAAGGTTTTATTTGTGAGAAATCTTGCCAATGGGGTCACAGAGGAGATCCTGGAGACGTCCTTCAGTGAGTTTGGAAAACTGGAGCGAGTTAAGAAACTCAAAGACTACGCCTTCATTCACTTTGAAGAGAGGGACGGTGCAGTGAAG GCATTggaagaaatgaatgggaaggaGCTGGAGGGAGAGCCGATTGAGATCGTCTTTGCCAAGCCACCGGATCAGAAAAGGAAGGAGCGCAAGCAACAGAG GTATGACGACTATTACTACTACCCTCCTCCTTCCCACATGCCGCCTCCTGTCAGAGGCCGGGGCAGAGGCGGCAACCGGGGGGGCTATGCCGCTTACCCCCCTGACTACTACGGCTACGAGGACTACTACGACTACTACGGTTATGACTATCACAACTACCGCGGCGGCTACGACGACCCCTACTACGGCTACGACGACTTCCAGGTGCCAAGCCGAGGGCGAGGCGGCAACCGGGGCTCCCGGGGAGGATCCTCACCGGCCAGAGGGCGTGGCGGCGTCGGGGCACCCAGAGGCAGGGCCAACTTCTCCCAGCGGGGCGGGCCTGGACCGGGTCGCGGTGTGCGGGGAGCAAGAGGAGGCGTGCCGCCAAGAGGGCGAGGAGGGGTACGTGGTGCTCGGGGTGGCCGCGGTGGAAATGTAGGAGGAAAGCGCAAAGCTGATGGGTACAACCAGCCAGATTCCAAGCGTCGCCAGACCAATAATCAGAACTGGGGCTCTCAACCCATTGCTCAGCAACCGCTCCAGGGCGGTGATCATTCTGGTAACTATTCCGGTTACAAATCCGACAACCAGGAATTTTATCAGGATTCTTTTGGGCAACAGTGGAAGTAA